The DNA region CCGGTAGCCATTCTAAATTTCCGTGTTTTCCCACATGAACTACAGCATCAGCACCAAAACATTCTCTTACCCAATAGTAGAAAGCTAAATAAGCATGGGTTGGTTCTAAATCCGGCGCATGATAATTCAAACTGGGGTCATTATCATAACCTCTTGCTGGCTGAATTCCCACGAAAACGTTGCCGAGTTGGATTCCGGGAACGGGGATTGGGGATTGGGGATTGGGTATTGGGCATTGGGCATTGGGCATTGGGTATTGGGTATTGGGAATTGGGTATTGGGAATTGGGCATTGGGTATTGGGTATTCCTCTTGTCTCCCTTATCTCCCTCATCTCCCTCATCCCCCTTGTTCCCATTCCCCATTCCCCATTCCCCATGCCCCATGCCCCATGCCCCATGCCCTATTTCCCACCTTTCACTAATACCTTGCTGAACTGCTGGCGGTAATGAAGCGAAATATTCTTGATATTCTTCCCAAGAGACACTTTGATGTACCGGAAGCCATTCTTTACCTTCTGGATCGTTGGTTACACCATCTGTCAGGCGTTGAATCAACTCGTCTCCTTGAGAGGGTGGGTTTTCTACTTCATACCCAGCCTGATGTAAACCTTGCAGGATTTCTATACAACTAGCTGGGGTGTCGAGTCCTACACCATTGGCGAGGCGGCCATTGCGGTTGGGGTAATTTGCCAAAATTAGGGCTATTCGCCGTTCTTGGGGTGGTTTAGAACGTAGACGCGCCCAATTTGCTGCTAGTTTAGCAACGAACTCGATGCGATCGCTCACTGGTTCATAAATTACCACATCTGTCTCTAGATGAGGATTACGAGTTTGTACGGCTTTAAAAGACACAGCACGAGTAATAATCCGCCCATCTACTTCTGGTAGCGCCACATTCATCCCAATATCGCGGGGAGAAAGCCCTTGAAACTGTGACTCCCACTGCTCAATTGATCCGCCACTGAGGATCACTTGCAATACAGGCACATCTAATTTTTCCCATAGTTCAGTTTGGGGTGTTTCGCTTTCCAAGCGTGCTAGAGAAAAACTGGTGGTATTCAGCAGCACAGCTATCGATTCGCCATCTTTGGGTTGAAAAAATTCACTCAACTCAACTTGCACATCAGGTTCACGCAATGAGGAAACAAACACTGGCACTGGTTGTAAATTTTTCTGTACCAAAGCTTCGCATAAAGCATCAATTACTTTAGTGTTTCCTGCCAGATAATGAGCGCGGTAGAAAAGGATGCCGATTTTGGGAATGGGGCATTGAGCATGGGGCATTGGGCATTGGAAGCCTTGAGGTTCTGAGGCGGATGAATCCAGTTCTGAGGTGGATGAACGGAGTTTTGAGGCGGATGAATCCAGTTCCAAGGTGGATGAATCCAGTTCTGAGATGGATGAACGGAGTTCCGAGGTGGATGAATTCAGTTCCAAGGTGGATGAACGGAGTTCTGAGGTGGATGAATTCAGTTCTAACTCTCCCCTGCTCCTCTGCTCCCCTGCCTCCCCTGCTCCCCCACTCCCCACTCCCCATTCATACAATCCCACACGCCCAACTGGACGGGGTAACGGCGGATTATATGCAGTTAACAGACAAGTATCAGAGATAAATTGCAGAGCATTAACGAAATTTTCTACGCCGCCTTCGCTGAAATACTGCCATACCTGATTAACAATACTCAGAGGCACGGTAGACTGAGAAATTAAGTCGGGATCAAAAGCGTCGTCCCCTGGCATTACAATGAGGGTTCTACCATTACGTTGTACAATTTCTTGCACTACTTCTAAGCCATAACTCCAGTAGGAACGTCCTCCTAACAGGCGCAAAATAATTACTTGGGCAAGTTCCAAAACTTGCTCGCCATAAGTATCTATGCTTAACTGTTGCTGTAACTGCAAGAGATTGGCGACTCTTAAGGCAGGAAAGCTTGTAGGTAATTTTGTCACCGCAACTGCCAAAGTTTGAATGTCGGTATCAGCAGCCGTAATCAACACGAAAGGCGCTGGAGTTTGTTCTAGAAAAATTAAGCCCTCTGACTGATTCCATCCACCCGATATGCTACTTGTACGATGCATAATGCTGTATTACCGTCTTAAACTATATGGTTATTGCACAATCAAAACAAACTTTTTCCTTGCATTCAGCTCCCTCTTACCAGTAATGATTTAAAATGCTTAGTTCTCCTGATTTGAGCTTTTCTCGAACCTTGCCTATTGTTGTATTTAATCAGCTTGGGGAATTGTTAGAACAGATGGCTCAAACGGTGGGAAGTGCCGCTCTGCTACTGACAGAAGCTGTGTTAGTACGAATTGATGTACCTGCGAAGTGGCAAAGGCAAAGGTTTACACTAGTGGTTTCTGAGCAGTTTAGTGCGCTCTTGGTAGGAAACTTAGCGCAGGGGGATGAGGGGGAGCAGGGAATTGACTCGGCGCTTAATGCTCAGTTGACATTTAATTTAGAGGCGATCGCAACATTTGTCTACGAATTAAGAAACTTGTTTGAGTATGATTCCTCCACTTACCAAAATCTCGAAGGTTATCGCCAAATTATTCAGCCCAATGATGCTACGCTCCAAAGTCAATTCTCACTGTTGTTATTAGAATATCTCCTAATTCAGCCAAACCAAGAAATAATAGCACCTCCAAGCTCAACTGCGCCGACAATTTATATCTGTCAGCCAGTGGAAGATGCTTTAAAAAAACAGATTGCCCAGGAGCGGTTGTTAAATCAGGTAACAACGCAAATCCGCAAAAGCCTAGATTTGCCAGTGATTATGGCAACAGCAATTACACAAGTGCGTGAGTTTCTGGAATTAGACAGATTAGTAATCTATAAATTTGAAGGTTCCAAAGTCAAGGCTCAACGATACCAGTCTGACACTATTCCCCTCAGTGGAACCGCACTGCTAACAGATACGGAACAGTCGATTGGAGCTTCGGAAATCTATTTTTCTATACCAAAAAACAAGGATAAACCCTCGCTTTCTGTGTCAGCTAATAATCAACCATTACTAGAAGACTGGCAAAACTATCGAGGTTATATTGTCTATGAAGCCCGTGCTACAGATGCTATTACATCGGTGTTGAATTACACGGAAAAAAATTGCTTTATCCGAACCTCTCAATGTTGGGAAAAATATCGCCAAGGCTTTACCTTAGCTGTGGATGATGTCGAAAAAACTTATGCTCTAGAAGAGTGTTTGTTAAATTTTTTGAGGGAAACCCAAGTTAGGGCTAAGTTGGCAGCACCGATTATATTTGAAGATAAATTGTGGGGATTGCTGATTGCTCATCAGTGCGATAATCCACATCAGTGGACTGAGAGTGAAAAAAACTTGCTGAGTTCGATCGCAGAACAGTTAGCGATCGCAATTCACCAAGCTGATTTAATGCAAACGCTTACCCAAGAAAAACAAACTCTCGAACAACGAGTTATTGAACGCACAATAGGATTACGTGATGCTCTCCTCGCCGCCGAAGCTGCTAACCGTCTCAGAAGTGAGTTTCTCGCCACTATCAGTCACGAATTGCTCACGCCTTTAACTTATGTGATTGGGATGTCATCTACATTGTTACGTTGGCCTTTGGGTGAATTGAGTCAGCGACAACGGGGTTATCTGCAAACAATCCACGACAGTGGAGAACATTTATTAGAAATGATTAATGACATCCTCGATTTATCCCAAATCGAGGCTGGTAAGACAGCTTTAAATATTTCGGAATTTTCTTTGGTGAATATTGCGGAAACTGCTGTTGAGTCACTGCGAAAAAAAGCAATCAGTGAACAAATTAATCTCAACCTTGATTTGCAAATCGATCCTAAACGCGATCGCTTTACCGCCGATGGAGAACGAGTAGAACAAATTCTCTGGAATCTGTTAACTAATGCGATTAAATTTACCCCCGAAAGTGGTAGCGTTACCTTACGTCTTTGGGTGGAAGATGATACAGCTATTTTTCAAGTAGAAGACACCGGGATTGGTATTCCTGATGAACAATTACCATTAATTTTTGATAAATTTCAGCAACTCGATACACCCTATCGCCGCCGCTACGAAGGTACTGGACTGGGACTAGCTTTAACTAAACAACTTGTGGAACTCCATCGGGGACGAATTGAAGTAGAATCCACTGTAAGTATCGGCTCAATTTTTACTGTATGGATACCAGCTCAGGCAATGAGAGTGGTGAGTTAGGAGTCATGCGATTTTAGATTTTAGATTTTAGCCCACTGTTGGTTACTTAACTCGCCTCGATTCATTAACACACTATGCCTGCGTTCGCCTATTTTTTAGGATACAACGAGTTTGAAAACACGTATAGACTATACATAAAATTTTTGCAACTAACTTAAGTATGAATAAATATTCTATCTTAAGCAGGTTTTTGAAAACAGTTGCAGCAAATAAGCTGTTATTTGATTGTTGAAAATAGCTTTCCATACAGGGGTACTTAAACATAAAAAGTTTAAGTATTTTTTATCTAAATGTCTTATAAATTACATTGCTTATCTACGTATATTCTCATAAATCATTTAGGATTGCTATATCAGCTAACCAAACTACTAAATTTTTTATTTTGAGGCTAGGCTAATAAGCATTTTTTCAAAAACTTTCAACACAGGCTCCTTTCCATTGTCTCTAGTGAAAATAGTATAATTTGGGTGAGAATTGACTTCAATTAACCAATATTGGTTATCTCGATCTAATACAATATCTAAACCACCATAATCAAGGTCTAATTCTTCAAAAACTGGTTTAGCAAAATTAGCAATCTCTGACAATATTTGTGGTTCGTTGATATACTTTGCTTTTGCACCATTCCAGTGCAGAGGGCTGAGGTTCCCCGCAAACTCTGCATTACTTGTATCTTTTTCATAGAGCAAAACTAATTCTTTATTTAAGAAAACCGCTCTATATTCAGATTTTATATGAATAAATTCTTGAGCGATCGCAACGTAATCATACTTGTTATTAATATTAAAAATCTCTTTTACAGCAGTTTCAATTTCATCTATATTCTGGCATAAAAAAACGTTATGTCCACCAGAACCAGAATTTCTTTTGACAATTACTGGTGTTTCAAATTTTTCTTTAATCTCTAATACGATATCTTGAATACTGGGAAATTTTAAATAAATTTTATATTGAATGTCACAAAAAGGCGAAAGAAAACCTACTGTCCGAGGAAGTTTGACCTTTTGCTTTAAAATATGGTATGTGTATTCCTTGTCTTTTATAATTTTTGCTACTGCTTGATTAATTAACGGAGTGCTATAGTTACAAAAATAATGCTGTTTATTATTGAGTTTAATTTTTATTAAATTTTCAGCAGGTTGAAAAATTTCATAGCTGATGTTTAAGTTTTCACAAGCTTGGAGCAATAGGGAAACATTATCTAACATAAATACTTAAATTTAAATGTCCAAATTAGGATTTAGGAATTATTTTAACTTGTTGTTTGCCGTTTAAAAATTACTACCTCAGTACCAACAACTGGGTTACGCGCTATCAACCTATTTTGGGAATCAACAATTTCTAAATGGGTAAAATCCAGTTCTTGAGAGCGTTGTAATATCTCCGCAGCTAGTTTGTCCTGCTGAGATTCTTTGAGAGTGTACCAATCGTCACTAATTTTGACCGTAAGATTGCTAGTACGGAAATTGGCTTGAATTGACTTTATCAGACCAGAGGCAATGCGATCGCTAATTTCGGCTACCTGATTTTCAATAGCCGCAATCAAAGCTTGTTCTGGCGTTAATTCTATCGCTGGCGTTGGCGTTGGCGTGGGAATTGGTTCGGGTTCCGCTTTCACTTCCGGCGTTGGTGGTGGCGGAGTTTGTACTTCTGGCGGCGGCGTAATTTCTTTTGGTGGCAGTGACGGCTGTGGTTCTGGTGTAACTGACTCCGGTGGAGTAGTTATGGTTGGTGTCGGTGTTGGTGCAGGAACTTCTTCAACGGGTGGAACTGTTGCGATTTCAGTAGGTTTACTAGTAAAGACACTCGTAGTTGTCCAAACAATAATTACAGCAATTCCAGTAACAATTCCAGTCATTGCTGTATCTGATAACTTTGTTGACAAATTTGATGGTAAAAACAAGCGGATTGTCCTTAGCAATCCACCCCACCACAACTGAAACTGCTGGAAAAAGCCAGGTTTTTCCTCAGTACCAGGTGGCGGTACTGCCTCCAGTTTCTCCACCGTTACTTCTAAAACCCCAATCGTCCCTTGGAGAAGTTGGATAATTTTAGCCTTCCAAAATGGCTGAACTCTCTGGTAAGGTTTTTGGGGAGGTTGAGTTACTTGGTTATCCGTCGGTTTTGACTGATTGTCTTGTGACATGGAACTTTCACCAAAAGCAGCGAATCAAAGACAAACAACGTACATTATTACTGGTGCTGCCTTCTTTTGCCTTAATGTATCATTTCAATTGCACATTGCTTCAGCTAAACTGACTATTTATTAAATTTGGTGAGTTATGAACCTCAAACGCCGTCAATTTTTATTTTTAAGTAGCTTCAGTGCCATTGGTACGGGATTTTTAGGCTGGATGTTAGCTGATAAAAATCATCAAACTGCTGATATCACCGATTCAACAACAGCTATAGCCGCCAACCCAGCCAAAAAAGACTTGTTATTACGTTTTGTGTCTGTAGCTGATACAGGGACTGGCGCTAAAGGACAGTATGCTGTGGCTGGAGCGATGAACGCATATCATAAACAAAATCCTTATGATTTAGTTGTTTTAGCTGGAGACAACATTTACAACAACGGCGAAATCGAGAAAATTAGTGCAGTTTTTGAGCGTCCTTATCAAGCTTTACTAAAACTTGGTGTGAAATTTCAGGCTTGTTTAGGTAATCATGATATTCGTACTGAAAATGGCGATCCACAAGTCAAGTATGCTGGCTTTAATATGAAGGGACGTTATTATACATTTAAACGTAATCAAGTACAATTTTTTGCTTTAGATACTAACGGTAATGCTGATTGGAAAAACCAGTTAACTTGGTTAGAAAAAGAATTAAGTCTTAGTAAAGCTCCTTGGAAAGTTGTATTTGGTCATCATCCAATTTATTCATCGGGTCAGTATGGGAGTAATCCAAATTTTATAAAAACTTTCACTCCTCTATTTCAAAAACACGGCGTTCAACTTTACATCAATGGTCACGAACATAATTATGAACGGACTCGTGCTATTGATGGGACAACTTATTTAATTTGTGGTGCAGGTGCTGGAAATCGCCCTGTAGGGCGTTCTGAGTGGACAAAGTATTCTACAAGTGATTTAAGTTTTGCCTCTTATGAGGTGTATAAAGATAGAATAGAAGTAAGTGCGATCGCTACTAATAATCGCGTTTTTGATAAAGGTATTATTCAATTAAAATCAGCGTAATTATTATGAAAATCAAGTGTTTAAAAATGCAATCATTCCGTGGAATCGGCGATTTGATGCTTGATTTCGATCAAACAGTCCCAACGGTACTTATTGGTATCAACGGTGTAGGAAAATCGAGTATTCTTGACTGTCTTGCTATTCTTCTAACAAATGAAGATTGGCAACCAAGTTGAGACAACTTCAGCAAACCACAAAAAACCGATGTACATGATTCCTTGTTGCAAGAGCAAGGTTTTATCTGTTGCTATTGTGGAAGACGTATTACCAAGGATATTAGCCATATTGAACATCTAAAACCTAGATATCCTTATACTGAGCTAACGCTAGAATACACAAATATGCTGGCTTCATGCCAAAGAGAAAGAGAGCGTAAAGAACCTCTGCACTGTGGGAGCAAGAAAGATCATTGGTACGACGAGGATTTGATGGTTTCACCCATAAATGCGAATTGTGAGGCGTTCTTTAACTACACTGATGATGGGCAGATTTTGGCGACAGATAATTCAAAAAAGCAATTAGCTGCTGAAACAACAATTGATAAACTTGGACTTAATATTGATAAGCTGAAAGATTTACGTGCAAAAGCTGTTGAGCCAATCTTGGAAATCATCAACACAATCACAGAGGGAGAGAGACAAGACTTAATTCTAGGTTTCAGTGAAACTGATTCTAAAGGATATTATGAAGAGTTTTGTGCTGCCATTATTTATTTACTAAAAAATTAGTTTTAATGGAGTAGCCTGTTGTAGACATTGCATCTTTCATTAGTCTTTCCTCCGTAAGACTGTAACGTGAATCCTCTTGCTCCATTAAGATATATTGAAGTTCACAGGAGCAGCATCTTCTGAAGATGGGTTTAGATTTTGGAAAAACCCTTTGTTCTTCACATCGGGTTATAAGCGTATGTTTTCTGAAGTTAAAAAATGTCTCGTGTTAGCCGTACCTTTAGCAGCAGCACAACTGGCTCAATCTGCAACTGGTTTTGTGGATACGGTAATGATGGGCTGGTTAGGAAGCCAGACTATTGCATCTGGAGCATTGGGAGTTACTATCTTTAGTTTTTGTCTGTTAATTGTTGCTGGTATCGTTTCTGCTATCAGTCCGTTAGCCGCCCAAGCCTACGGAGCCGGAGATAGAGAAAAACTTGGCACAATTGTCCGGCTGGGACTAGGGATATCTTTGGTACTAGGAATACCTATTACATTGCTGCTTTACAATGGAGGTGCTTTACTACTTCTACTAGGGCAGGATGCTAAGGTAGTAGCACTAGCAGAGATTTATTTAAGAGCGATCGCACTGGGTTTTATTCCTGCTTTAGGCTTTGCAGTACTTAAAAGCTTTCTTTCTGCTCTATTCCAACCGCAATTAGTGATGGTGACTGTGGTTTTGGGTACTCTACTCAACATCACAGCTAACTATGTGCTGATGTTTGGCAAACTGGGATTTCCGGCGCTGGGTTTAGCTGGTATCGGTTGGGCAAGCACACTCTCACTTTGGAGTATGTTTGTTGCTTTGATAGTTTATATATGTAATCAGCCTCGTTTTGCAGTTTATAATATTTTTCGACCTTTATCTAAAAAAGCTTTTCCCTTAGAACATCGCCGGATCATTGGCGAAATTTTTCAAATTGGATTGCCCATTGGCGGGCTGATTGCGGTCGAAGCGGGACTGTTCACTGTTGTTACCTTCATAATAGGAAAATTAGGAACAAACGCTCTTGCTGCTCATCAAATTGCTTTACAAACAATTTCCATATCATTCCAGCTTGCACTAGGCATTTCTCTAGCGACAACAGTACGTGTTGGGCAGTTAGTTGGGCAGAATGACCTGCTTGCTACTCGTCTGGCTGGATATGTAGGCATTGCCATTGCAGCTCTATCTATGGGTATGGTAGGTATTACATTTTGGTTAGTGCCAAAGTCGATTATTTCTCTTTATATTGACATTACCGATCCCAACAATGCAGATGTGGTTGTCCTCGCAGTAAAATTGCTGGGAGTGGCAGCGATTTTTCAAATAGTTGACGGTGTGCAAGTTACTGCGGGCGGAGCATTACGCGGATTAAAAGACACTCGAATTCCGATGTTGATTGGTATTTTTGCTTATTGGTGTGTTGGTTTATTCACTGGTTATACTTTCGGAATCTCGTCGGGGTATGGAGCGATTGGTCTTTGGTGGGGACTAGCTATTGGTTTAGCGATCGCTGCAATAATCATGACTTGGCGGTTTAGCAACAAAACAACTAACCACTGATAAACAAAGTTTTAATTAACTAGGGGTAAAAATTATGAACATCCAACTTCAAGGGGAATACGAGCAATTTATACAAACCCGAATTGCTACAGGTAGGTATGAAAATGCTGAAGATGTGATTGTTAAAGCACTGAAACTGCTGGAAGAATGGGAGAATGGTTATCAGGAATGGGAAGAATCAACCCAGAAAAAACTAGCTGCTGGGCTTGCTTCTATCGAACGTGGAGATGTAGTAGATGGTGAAGTGGTGATGGCGCGACTAGAGGAGAAATTACGTCAAGCGCGTGAGACTCAAGGATAATGGAATACTCTATTGCCAAGGAAGCAAGTCAAGATTTAGATGAGATTTTGGATTATTTTTTAGTTCGCAATATCAACGCTGGGTCAAGATTTATTCGAGAATTTAATAAGAAATGCCAAAACATAGCTCAATTCCCGAATATAGGACGAAGTTACCCCAAGTTTGACCCCAGGCTTAGAGGAATACGCTTAGATAGCTACATTATTTTTTATCGAGTTTTTGAAGATAGTATTGTGATTGTGCGGGTAGTTAGCGGTTATCGGGATTTAAGCTCTATATTTGCAGATGTGGACGATGAGTAGATTTTAGAGTTGTCTGAAAATCCAACTCTAAACGTTAACATTAGCTTAATTATCACCGCAAAAATTTATGATTCTTGAGGCAGTTATGCTTCATGTTAAATCTGGTCTAGAATCAGATTTTGAAGCTACTTTCAAAAAAGCTTCTAAATTTATTTCTTCAATGGATGGATATTTATCCCATGAATTGCATAAATGTATAGAAGTTCAAGGTAAATATTTATTACTTGTCAAATGGCAAACCTTAGAATCTCATACTGTTGGATTTAGAAATTCTGCTGAGTATCAAGAGTGGAAAAAACTTCTACATCATTTTTATGAGCCATTTCCTACGGTTGAACACTTTGAAGAAATTGAAATATAAAAAACAAGTAGTAAGAGTTTAGAATTGCTAAACCCCTACAGCATGGTCTATTTACCTGAAAATATAGCAATCCTAGTTAAGCTACGCTAACCCAGCAACATACTTTGCAAACACCGCAACATCGCAAAGCTTTCTGTGCTGTAGCCGTCTACCAGTTTTAAGAGAATCAGTTACAAAAACTCATCCTTTGATAAGTTCAGAAGAAGCTGGAGTTAATACAACTTAAGCTCAACTTATAGATGCTGATGTTTTAGTTACAAATACTCCTTTTTAGATAAGTAAAACTAAAGTTGGATTTAATAAATTTAATTATTAATTATAAAACTTCCAAAAATGATAAGTAAAATACGAGTTTTAGTTAATAAAACTTCTTCCTAACTTATTAATGAACAAGTTTTAGTTACTACAGGATGTTCCGGAGTTACAAATGAACAAGTTTTAGTTACTACAGGATGTTCTGGAGCTATAAATCAATACAGTTCAGTTAAGCAATTTTTCCCTCTCTTTCTTCTCTCTGCGTCCTCTGCGCCTTGGCGGTTCGTTAAAAAATTGACTTGGATAACAAAGTTTTAGCCTTAACTGAACCGTATTGAGCTATAAATGCTTCTTCTGTAGTTGACACAGCTTGTTCTGTAGCAACGCACCATCAAAATATAGTCTATCTGGTCGTTTATATACCTCTTACTCTACTCGTTGCAACTGTGCTACTCTTGGGTCAACAATTTTTTGTCCCAAGCTATCAAATTTAATTGCCACAGACATCTTACTACCCGTTCCAAAGACATGAGTGATTTCACCAATTCCAAAAGTTTTATGTAATACTCGATCGCCTACTTG from Nostoc commune NIES-4072 includes:
- a CDS encoding GAF domain-containing sensor histidine kinase, whose product is MLSSPDLSFSRTLPIVVFNQLGELLEQMAQTVGSAALLLTEAVLVRIDVPAKWQRQRFTLVVSEQFSALLVGNLAQGDEGEQGIDSALNAQLTFNLEAIATFVYELRNLFEYDSSTYQNLEGYRQIIQPNDATLQSQFSLLLLEYLLIQPNQEIIAPPSSTAPTIYICQPVEDALKKQIAQERLLNQVTTQIRKSLDLPVIMATAITQVREFLELDRLVIYKFEGSKVKAQRYQSDTIPLSGTALLTDTEQSIGASEIYFSIPKNKDKPSLSVSANNQPLLEDWQNYRGYIVYEARATDAITSVLNYTEKNCFIRTSQCWEKYRQGFTLAVDDVEKTYALEECLLNFLRETQVRAKLAAPIIFEDKLWGLLIAHQCDNPHQWTESEKNLLSSIAEQLAIAIHQADLMQTLTQEKQTLEQRVIERTIGLRDALLAAEAANRLRSEFLATISHELLTPLTYVIGMSSTLLRWPLGELSQRQRGYLQTIHDSGEHLLEMINDILDLSQIEAGKTALNISEFSLVNIAETAVESLRKKAISEQINLNLDLQIDPKRDRFTADGERVEQILWNLLTNAIKFTPESGSVTLRLWVEDDTAIFQVEDTGIGIPDEQLPLIFDKFQQLDTPYRRRYEGTGLGLALTKQLVELHRGRIEVESTVSIGSIFTVWIPAQAMRVVS
- a CDS encoding ATP-grasp domain-containing protein, translating into MLDNVSLLLQACENLNISYEIFQPAENLIKIKLNNKQHYFCNYSTPLINQAVAKIIKDKEYTYHILKQKVKLPRTVGFLSPFCDIQYKIYLKFPSIQDIVLEIKEKFETPVIVKRNSGSGGHNVFLCQNIDEIETAVKEIFNINNKYDYVAIAQEFIHIKSEYRAVFLNKELVLLYEKDTSNAEFAGNLSPLHWNGAKAKYINEPQILSEIANFAKPVFEELDLDYGGLDIVLDRDNQYWLIEVNSHPNYTIFTRDNGKEPVLKVFEKMLISLASK
- a CDS encoding metallophosphoesterase family protein, producing MNLKRRQFLFLSSFSAIGTGFLGWMLADKNHQTADITDSTTAIAANPAKKDLLLRFVSVADTGTGAKGQYAVAGAMNAYHKQNPYDLVVLAGDNIYNNGEIEKISAVFERPYQALLKLGVKFQACLGNHDIRTENGDPQVKYAGFNMKGRYYTFKRNQVQFFALDTNGNADWKNQLTWLEKELSLSKAPWKVVFGHHPIYSSGQYGSNPNFIKTFTPLFQKHGVQLYINGHEHNYERTRAIDGTTYLICGAGAGNRPVGRSEWTKYSTSDLSFASYEVYKDRIEVSAIATNNRVFDKGIIQLKSA
- a CDS encoding AAA family ATPase, with the protein product MKIKCLKMQSFRGIGDLMLDFDQTVPTVLIGINGVGKSSILDCLAILLTNEDWQPS
- a CDS encoding MATE family efflux transporter, which codes for MFSEVKKCLVLAVPLAAAQLAQSATGFVDTVMMGWLGSQTIASGALGVTIFSFCLLIVAGIVSAISPLAAQAYGAGDREKLGTIVRLGLGISLVLGIPITLLLYNGGALLLLLGQDAKVVALAEIYLRAIALGFIPALGFAVLKSFLSALFQPQLVMVTVVLGTLLNITANYVLMFGKLGFPALGLAGIGWASTLSLWSMFVALIVYICNQPRFAVYNIFRPLSKKAFPLEHRRIIGEIFQIGLPIGGLIAVEAGLFTVVTFIIGKLGTNALAAHQIALQTISISFQLALGISLATTVRVGQLVGQNDLLATRLAGYVGIAIAALSMGMVGITFWLVPKSIISLYIDITDPNNADVVVLAVKLLGVAAIFQIVDGVQVTAGGALRGLKDTRIPMLIGIFAYWCVGLFTGYTFGISSGYGAIGLWWGLAIGLAIAAIIMTWRFSNKTTNH
- a CDS encoding type II toxin-antitoxin system ParD family antitoxin, coding for MNIQLQGEYEQFIQTRIATGRYENAEDVIVKALKLLEEWENGYQEWEESTQKKLAAGLASIERGDVVDGEVVMARLEEKLRQARETQG
- a CDS encoding type II toxin-antitoxin system RelE/ParE family toxin, coding for MEYSIAKEASQDLDEILDYFLVRNINAGSRFIREFNKKCQNIAQFPNIGRSYPKFDPRLRGIRLDSYIIFYRVFEDSIVIVRVVSGYRDLSSIFADVDDE
- a CDS encoding antibiotic biosynthesis monooxygenase family protein, translating into MILEAVMLHVKSGLESDFEATFKKASKFISSMDGYLSHELHKCIEVQGKYLLLVKWQTLESHTVGFRNSAEYQEWKKLLHHFYEPFPTVEHFEEIEI